From the genome of Mycobacterium kansasii ATCC 12478:
CGATGACGGCGTGCGGCTACAGCCGGGCGAGCCGTTGCTGACTCTGCGGGCCGACGTACGCGGACTGCTGACCGCCGAGCGCACCATGCTCAACCTGATCTGCCACATGTCGGGAATCGCCTCGGTGACCGCGGCTTGGGTCGACGCGGTGCACGGCACCAAGGCCAAGATCCGCGACACCCGCAAGACCTTGCCGGGTCTGCGTGCGTTGCAGAAGTATGCGGTGCGCGTCGGCGGTGGCGTCAATCACCGGATGGGCCTGGGGGATGCGGCGTTGATCAAGGACAACCACGTCGCCGCCGCGGGATCGGTGGTCGAGGCGTTGCGGGCGGTGCGCACTGCCGCACCCGAGCTGCCCTGCGAGGTGGAGGTCGACTCGCTCGAGCAACTCGACGCGGTGTTGCCCGAAAAGCCCGAATTGATCCTGTTGGACAACTTCCCGGTGTGGCAGACCCAGATGGCGGTGCAGCGACGCGATGCACGCGCACCCACCGTGCTGCTCGAGTCGTCCGGCGGGCTCAGCCTGGAGACGGCGGCGACCTACGCCCGAACCGGAGTGGACTACCTGGCGGTGGGGGCGCTGACGCACTCGGTGCGCGTCCTCGATATCGGTTTGGATATTTAGGTCTAGCCGGACAGCAGGTTGCGCGCTGCCGGCTTGACGGCTTGTAGCGCGGCCGCATCACCGGCGACGCGGGACAGCATCAAGGCTCCCTCGATCAACGAAACCACCGCGAGCGCAACCGATTCCGCATCGGGGGCCGCCCAACCGTCGGCGTGAAGTCGCTCCGCGATCGCCGCACACCATCCTTTGAATGCGTGTGCGGAGGCTTCGCGTACCAGTGGGCTGGCGTGCACGGCCTCGGTGGCAATCGGCTCGATCGGGCAGCCGTCGCGATGGTCGCCGGCCAATCCCGCGACCAACAGGTCGACCCATTGGTCGACGACGTCAGCCACCAGGCGGTCGGTGGCCAGGAAGCTTCGCAGAAGTTGCTCGATGGCGGCCCCGGCGGTGTCGACGACCGCGGCGGCCAACTGTTGCTTGCCGTCGGGGAAGTGGTGGTAGAGCGACCCGGGTTTGACGCCGGCTTCGTCGAGGATCTGCTTCAGCCCGGTCGCTGCGTATCCCTGACGACGGAACAGCGTGGCGGCGGTACTGATCAACGCGGCACGGCTGTGGTCGGGTCTGGGCATGGGTAGAAAATACTTGACTATTCTTGAGTGATCACTCAAGAATAGCGGAATGAGACATTTGGTTTTCGAAGAGACCGGGCGATACGGATGGCGCGAGTCGCCGGACCCGGTGCTCACCACCCCGGACCAAGCGCTGGTGAGGCCCCTGGTCGTGGCCTGTTGTGACCTCGATATCGCGGTTGTCCACGGTCGGGCGCCGCTACCGCCCGGGTATGCGGTCGGTCACGAGGGGGTGGCCGAAGTCGTGGCGGTCGGTGACGGCGTCAGCGCCATCCGCGTGGGCGACCGGGTGGTGGTGCCCTTCCAGATCAGCTGCGGCACGTGCCGTGAGTGTCGTCGCGGCATGACGGGCTCGTGCAACTCGGTGCCGCTGATGGCGATGTACGGCTTGGGTCCGCTCGCCGGTCTGGATGGCGGTGGATTCATGGCCGACCTGGTGTCGGTGCCTTACGCCGACGCGATGCTGGTTGCGGTTCCTGCCAGCATCAATCCCAGCGATCTGATCGCCATTGCGTCGCTGTCGGACAACATTCCCGACGCCTGGCGCACCGTGGGGCCCTTCAAGGACGACTTGTCCGGGCTCGAGCCCGCCGACCGCCGGGTCTTGGTGGTCGGGCGGTTGTCGATCGGGCTGTACGCCGCGGCCTTCGCGGCGGCGCTGGGAGCTCACGTCGACTACGTCGACACTGACGTGCAGCGCCTCGCGGTCGCCGAAAAGCTCGGGGCAACCGTGCATGACCGGCCGAAGCCGGCCAAGGAGTGGGACCCGTATCCCGTCACGGTGCATACGTCGGCCGACCCGTCGGTGCTGGCCGCCACGCTGCGGGCCACCTGGCCGGACGGCGTATGCACCGACACCGGGATCTACTACCAACCCACGGTCGAGATGCCGTTGCTGTCGATGTACACCCGCGGCGTGAGGTTTGTGACCGGACGCGTCAACGCACGTGCCGTCATCCCGGAAATCCTGGACGTGATTGCCGGCGGCTGCGACCTGTCGCCCGCCGTCGATCGCGTCGTGGCCTGGGACGACGCTCCGTCGGCCTGGCCGGCGATGACCGGAAAGACCGTGTTCGCCCGGGCCTGATCGCGGCTTGCCCCGACCCTGTTCCGAGGGCGTCGGCCGTGACGCCGGATGCAGCCCGCATCCGTAACCCCGGAAGCACACTCAGCTGAGCTCAGGCGATGTCGGCGACGAATATCCCCATCCGACCCGCCTGCATGCGTGCCATGAACGGCAACCCCGTGCCGTCAGACCCGGCTGGCAGGATCCGCGGGTTGGTGATGTGCACCTGACGGCGGGTGAACAGCACATCGGCCTCGCCGGCAGCCAGCACGTTCTTGACCCAGTCGGTCTTACCGTGGCCCAGCGCGATCGCCAGTACGTTTCCCTTACGGTAGGCGGTCACGATGGTCCGGTACGACTTGCCGGATTTGCGGCCGCGGTGGGTGATGGTAGCCGCGCCGGGCAGGTAACGGGCGACCGGTTTGAGCGCGGGATTGATGTATTTGATCTGGAAGTTCTCAAACCAGGGCGGGAACACCATGGGGACGCCCGGCGCGTTGTTCGGGTGGTCCTTTGCCGACATGTTGGCTACCTTTCGCGAATGCGGACGGTGGAGCCGCTCTACCGGCACTGTACCGGCCGGATATCGACTTGAGTTGCTCTGGGACAATGGTCCACGTGACTACACCGCCCGCGCAGCTGGCCCGTATCGATCTGCGGGGAGCGGAGTTGACGGCGGCGCGGCTGCGGGCGGCGTTGCCGCGCGGCGGCGCCGACATAGAGGCCGTGCTGCCCAAGGTCCGGCCGATTGTGCAAGCAGTGGCCGAGCGCGGTGCCGAGGCCGCTTTGGACTTCGGCGAGTCGTTCGACGGCGTGCGCCCCGCGGCCGTGCGGGTACCGGATAGCGCGTTGGACTCCGCGCTGACTGAACTTGCATCCGAGGTACGGGAAGCGCTGCAGGTGATGATCGAACGGACCCGCGCGGTGCATGCCGACCAGCGGCGCAGCGACGTCACCACGACGCTGGGCCCCGGTGCGACGGTCACCGAGCGGTGGGTTCCGGTTCAGCGGGTCGGCCTGTATGTCCCCGGGGGCAACGCTGTTTACCCGTCGAGCGTGGTGATGAACG
Proteins encoded in this window:
- the nadC gene encoding carboxylating nicotinate-nucleotide diphosphorylase; this translates as MVLSDRERDAARETIRRGLDEDLSFGPDVTTIATVPAGAVATASMVPREVGVIAGVDVALMVLDEVIGNGGYRVLHRVDDGVRLQPGEPLLTLRADVRGLLTAERTMLNLICHMSGIASVTAAWVDAVHGTKAKIRDTRKTLPGLRALQKYAVRVGGGVNHRMGLGDAALIKDNHVAAAGSVVEALRAVRTAAPELPCEVEVDSLEQLDAVLPEKPELILLDNFPVWQTQMAVQRRDARAPTVLLESSGGLSLETAATYARTGVDYLAVGALTHSVRVLDIGLDI
- a CDS encoding alcohol dehydrogenase catalytic domain-containing protein, whose protein sequence is MRHLVFEETGRYGWRESPDPVLTTPDQALVRPLVVACCDLDIAVVHGRAPLPPGYAVGHEGVAEVVAVGDGVSAIRVGDRVVVPFQISCGTCRECRRGMTGSCNSVPLMAMYGLGPLAGLDGGGFMADLVSVPYADAMLVAVPASINPSDLIAIASLSDNIPDAWRTVGPFKDDLSGLEPADRRVLVVGRLSIGLYAAAFAAALGAHVDYVDTDVQRLAVAEKLGATVHDRPKPAKEWDPYPVTVHTSADPSVLAATLRATWPDGVCTDTGIYYQPTVEMPLLSMYTRGVRFVTGRVNARAVIPEILDVIAGGCDLSPAVDRVVAWDDAPSAWPAMTGKTVFARA
- a CDS encoding TetR/AcrR family transcriptional regulator translates to MPRPDHSRAALISTAATLFRRQGYAATGLKQILDEAGVKPGSLYHHFPDGKQQLAAAVVDTAGAAIEQLLRSFLATDRLVADVVDQWVDLLVAGLAGDHRDGCPIEPIATEAVHASPLVREASAHAFKGWCAAIAERLHADGWAAPDAESVALAVVSLIEGALMLSRVAGDAAALQAVKPAARNLLSG
- a CDS encoding nitroreductase family deazaflavin-dependent oxidoreductase, which translates into the protein MSAKDHPNNAPGVPMVFPPWFENFQIKYINPALKPVARYLPGAATITHRGRKSGKSYRTIVTAYRKGNVLAIALGHGKTDWVKNVLAAGEADVLFTRRQVHITNPRILPAGSDGTGLPFMARMQAGRMGIFVADIA